A single region of the Palaemon carinicauda isolate YSFRI2023 chromosome 17, ASM3689809v2, whole genome shotgun sequence genome encodes:
- the LOC137656876 gene encoding uncharacterized protein — protein MGTTGLLCVVLLMSGASNAFPQYPGQTQQTQEEQTQGQIATDLTEDQKEGLANFWWQNQGVFDNPGAGATVVVVPEQSSQSESQGPEDFAETFIPTPSPDCAPLEGCIPWQYCVKGVFTNTGEGLLSLRTPTKVPETYTQKLCGQIGNICCRIPDELLAAQQQGPSSNSGSHGTGVEGIIEVISSGGIPDTNVPVSGQTGVAIEGSLSPGRNDPYEGGDGQNTEVVNTGDDFGQITEVVNTGVDDIADQTGLESIAGPSPTIIEETSVTGGGYGSINTGVLTEVVAVVKDTGCTAYTHDCVPHYQCIDGVINTSGAGLIDPRIPPPRECTNPDYPEVPGKCCRIPGATPPPAPAHLHTCPENTECVSKDLCNHHGTGHQNPRSELTCYLDYVDETDFSAGVCCEPPPPAHLETCPGNQVCVSQGLCAAQSTDVHDASSQITCYIPGGSVVGECCDPPAPEPTVPTPLTTCPGTQECVENYQCTAEGTINTDGAGLINVRVYHKACYLDPVAYTTGVCCQPPTPPTPAPLITCPGNQVCVSDGNCASAAAATSDVSPSYDTCVLPDHTTGTGVCCDLGIPVFDVCPGDSVCIPEILCQGEILNNEEQYTPIGTSGVWSQCPLSGDLSVPGVCCRNPTIVTTSSPYTAAGECGVRNQALDLRSSPKLQKNEAHFGEFPWQAIIFFTNFTYKCGASIIDDRWLLTAAHCVDGYQHGDFKVRLGEWQVDKYEEPLQYQDVDIISITVHPDFKSASLHNDVALIELAAPLTFQFHINSVCLPNANQLPAVGTRCFASGWGKDAFNGNYQPILKKIDVPFVEREYCQQLLRKTRLGKYFVLDKSFMCAGGEENKDACEGDGGGPLVCEDPATGRYFVAGITAWGIDCGVKDVPGVYVDVQLFRPWIDGIITEAEQQQQQQGPSGYGR, from the exons ATGGGGACGACCGGGCTGCTATGCGTAGTGCTTCTGATGAGCGGGGCCAGTAATGCCTTCCCACAATACCCTGGGCAAACACAGCAGACGCAGGAGGAGCAGACACAAGGGCAAATTGCAACTGATCTCACTGAAGACCAGAAGGAAGGCCTGGCAAACTTCTGGTGGCAGAACCAAGGAGTCTTCGACAACCCG GGTGCTGGAGCAACAGTTGTTGTTGTCCCAGAACAAAGCTCTCAGTCAGAATCGCAAGGTCCAGAAGATTTTGCAGAGACCTTCATTCCTACCCCTTCACCAGACTGTGCCCCT CTTGAAGGCTGCATTCCCTGGCAATACTGTGTTAAAGGAGTTTTCACAAACACAGGTGAAGGATTACTTTCACTCAGGACACCAACTAAGGTTCCAGAAACC TACACACAAAAACTGTGTGGGCAAATAGGAAATATCTGCTGTCGGATCCCAGATGAACTTCTGGCAGCCCAACAGCAAGGTCCGTCCAGCAATAGTGGGTCACATGGAACCGGAGTTGAAGGGATTATTGAGGTTATTAGCTCTGGTGGTATACCTGATACTAATGTGCCAGTTTCAGGGCAAACTGGTGTAGCCATTGAAGGCTCCCTATCACCAGGCAGAAATGATCCCTATGAGGGTGGCGATGGTCAAAACACTGAAGTTGTCAACACTGGTGATGATTTTGGTCAAATCACTGAGGTTGTCAACACTGGAGTTGATGATATTGCAGATCAGACAGGGTTAGAGTCTATTGCAGGGCCATCCCCAACAATTATTGAAGAAACAAGTGTAACAGGAGGAGGATATGGCAGCATAAACACTGGAGTCTTGACTGAGGTGGTTGCTGTTGTtaaagatactggatgtactgcttATACACATGACTGCGTTCCTCACTACCAATGTATTGATGGGGTAATTAACACCTCTGGTGCTGGTCTAATTGACCCTCGCATTCCACCACCAAGG gaatgtacCAATCCTGATTATCCAGAAGTTCCAGGAAAATGCTGTAGGATCCCAGGTGCCACACCTCCACCAGCACCAGCACATTTACACACTTGTCCAGAAAACACAGAGTGCGTGTCCAAAGATCTTTGTAATCATCATGGTACTGGTCATCAGAATCCAAGATCTGAACTA ACATGCTACCTGGACTATGTTGACGAAACAGACTTTTCGGCAGGAGTTTGTTGCGAGCCTCCACCACCTGCTCACTTAGAGACATGCCCTGGTAATCAGGTGTGTGTGTCTCAAGGATTGTGTGCTGCTCAGAGCACTGATGTCCATGATGCTTCCTCACAAATT acctgTTATATCCCTGGAGGTTCAGTAGTTGGTGAATGCTGTGATCCTCCCGCTCCCGAACCAACAGTTCCAACCCCTTTGACCACATGTCCAGGCACCCAAGAATGTGTGGAAAATTATCAGTGCACAGCTGAAGGTACTATCAACACAGATGGCGCTGGTTTGATCAATGTCAGAGTGTACCAT AAAGCTTGTTACCTTGATCCTGTCGCTTATACCACTGGCGTGTGCTGCCAACCTCCAACTCCTCCAACCCCAGCTCCATTGATAACATGTCCTGGTAACCAAGTTTGTGTGTCTGATGGCAACTGTGCAAGCGCAGCAGCTGCTACAAGTGATGTATCCCCCAGCTATGAT ACTTGTGTGTTGCCTGATCATACAACTGGTACTGGAGTTTGCTGTGACCTTGGCATACCAGTTTTTGATGTATGCCCTGGCGATTCCGTGTGTATTCCTGAGATTCTCTGCCAGGGTGAAATCCTTAATAATGAAGAGCAATATACTCCAATCGGCACTTCTGGTGTTTGGAGCCAGTGTCCTTTAAGTGGGGATCTCAGTGTACCTGGAGTTTGTTGCCGCAATCCTACAATAGTAACAACTTCTAGTCCATACACAGCTGCTGGAGAGTGCGGTGTTAGAAATCAGGCTTTGGATCTACGATCAAGTCCTAAGCTTCAAAAGAATGAAGCACATTTTGGCGAATTTCCTTGGCAGGCAATTATATTCTTCACTAACTTCACCTACAAGTGTGGTGCTTCTATCATTGATGATCGTTGGTTACTCACTGCAGCTCACTGCGTAGATGGCTACCAACACGGTGACTTCAAAGTCCGGCTAGGAGAGTGGCAAGTAGATAAATATGAAGAACCACTCCAGTATCAAGATGTAGACATAATTTCCATCACGGTTCATCCAGATTTCAAATCTGCTTCTCTGCACAACGATGTAGCTCTCATTGAACTTGCTGCTCCTCTTACTTTCcagtttcacataaactcagtctgcCTTCCTAATGCCAACCAGCTACCTGCAGTTGGCACACGCTGCTTTGCTTCCGGATGGGGAAAAGATGCATTCAATGGCAATTATCAACCAATACTAAAAAAGATTGATGTTCCATTTGTCGAAAGAGAATATTGCCAACAGTTACTCAGGAAAACTCGCCTTGGGAAATATTTTGTCCTAGACAAGTCCTTCATGTGTGCAGGCGGAGAGGAGAACAAAGATGCTTGTGAAGGTGATGGTGGTGGTCCTCTCGTCTGTGAAGATCCAGCCACTGGTAGATATTTTGTTGCAGGAATAACTGCCTGGGGAATTGACTGTGGGGTCAAAGACGTCCCTGGAGTCTATGTCGATGTGCAGCTCTTCAGGCCATGGATCGATGGAATAATTACTGAAGctgagcaacagcagcagcagcagggacCCTCTGGATATGGGCGGTAA